One Ranitomeya variabilis isolate aRanVar5 chromosome 4, aRanVar5.hap1, whole genome shotgun sequence genomic window, gaggtgagagattctgatgacgtcacattacatcattcttatctatgggaataacagatggacaaaactggagaggtgaggactctggaaatgtctgtagtgagatttattaatgtgtctctccataaccaggattacacagtagtgaagaagacctctagtgcggGCTGTCAGGCCCCTATGTCTGACGGATGGGGaacacccctgagcccaatcatggggcctctacctcaccccctgatccatgatgaccagaagatcctagaactcacctacaagatgattgagctgctgactggagaggtgacattgctgggaatgctgggacattatacagtaacactatgatggGATCAAGGTGGTGATGGTATCATTTTATgtctcaggttcctataaggtgtcaggatgtcgccatttatttctccatggaggagtgggagtacttAGAAGAATATAAAGATCAGTACAAGGATGTTCTGATAGGGGTTCCCCAGtctctcacatcaccaggtaatagagatTACTGTACACACACTTGTAATGAAGCAAAGCTTCTGGAATAACATTATTCAAAAAtattgtaactatgtaactatgtattcaaAAATATTATCCTCCTCATACTCCAAAATATCTGACATTATTTTATGTATAAACATTTCCCTGACTTTTACAACATGATTATCATCCTTTTGTGTGGACTGCTTGGCCTCAGATAACTAAAAATTTTGTTTTCGAGTAAAAGCAAATGGCATACTTCCTTTTGAGCTGGATTGTGAAATATGtgttactagaaataggcccgatgctgttgcattgggagtgcggtgaaatgaacATCAGCTGCTAGCAGTATTGAAATCTGGCGTCAATACCGCTAGCAGCTGATTGGTCACCAGccttggcgggggattcaaatcctgTGCGGCACGCTCATTGGCTAaaccaatgagcggtgccgcgtaGGAAtgaaatcccccgccaaagccatGAGCTGCCAgcggctgagccaatgagtggcGCGGGATTCAATTCCCCCTCCAAATCCGCGTGGCAccgctcagccaatgagcagtgccgTGCGccttggcgggggatttgaatcctgcgCAGCACCGCTCATTGGCTTAGCCAACGGCggttcagccaatgagcggtgcctcgCGGGATTTGAATCCCCTGCCAAAGCCGCGCGGCACCGCTCACTGGTTCAGCCGGCGGGGTGGGGGATTTGGATCCAGCgctgctcattggctgagctgcccCTGGCTAcgcggctttggcgggggattcTAATTCCGCACGGCACCGCTCAGcaggcggctcagccaatgagctgTGCAGTGCAGCCttggtgggggatttgaatcccgtgcccctcattggctcagccggcggcagctcagccaatgagcggtgcttgATTCAATTCCCCCACCCCGCTGGCCAATGAGCAGTGCCACGCGGGATTTGAATCCACCAAAACCACGCAGCCAGGgttggctcagccaatgagcggagccacgcggctttggcgggggatttgaatcccactCCCCTCATTGGCTGAGGCCAggctatgtagtatgttgcatgtacagtatgtagtatgttgcatgtatgtagtatgttgtatgtatgtatgtagtatgcatgttgtatgcatgttgtatgttttgttttttttatacattcaaacacattagccggatgatgggactactactgtcccatcattggctaatgtgtgactcactgtcactgtagcaggcatagccggatgggacttgtagtcctattggacgatgcctgcacacacatgagcacacacacacaccaggacagcccgcagaccacccggacagcccgcagacctccCGGACAGGCCGCAGACCACCCAGACAGGCCGCAGACCACCCAGACAGGCCGCAGACCACCCAGACAGCCCGCAGACTCGGCACGGAGAGCCCGCtgaccacccggacagcccgcagaccagggtggataaaaatcaatgttttttaaaaaaaatcaaaaaaatcggattttttttatttaaatcggatttttttgatttaaatcggatttttttcaataaactgctttttgaggaaaatattttaccatccaaaggttcttccatcatgagataaagctgagttgtttaactcagtagaataaaggctgtatatgtgtaacattcacaatgccatgctcttccagaggtttctgtaggatgctgactatccaacaagtttgggcatgtcaactgaatggaaaaagaaactaaaccaaaagtgaaaccaagctagaagtgtggaattaaaggggcagtatgaacaaaatgtggaggctattaatagtttatacaattaagacatgctgcttttaaacacctacctattgccatatagtaaaacaaaaaagatttttacttactttggggtccccccctcactctggcgttagatcgttgcccctagtttcgtccgtgtaactatgggcgcacatgcgcactgctctcacttctcattttaatcgtgatttatattaaaaaaacccttttgatttaaatcagtgatttaaatcatgattaaaatcatgatttaaatcgatccgatttaaatagaaaaaaatcttttgatttaaatcgtgatttaaatcatgatttaaatcggcgtgatttaaatcaatccaccctgccgcAGACCTGGCACGGAGAGCTCGCAGACCCCGACCGCACACACGTAgttaccgcccacactcttccccctcctgaACTGCAGCGTTTCCTCCTCAGCTAAACTGCAGatatttttacatctgcggttttgctgcggaagtgcccgactcaatgcaagtcaataggtgcagaaaagctgcagttccgaacaaagaattgacatgctgcagaaaaaactgctgcgtttccgcgcgtttttttccgcagcatgtgcacagcggatttggttttccataggtttacatggtactgtagaccgcatggaaaactgctgcagatctgcagcgtcaaaaacgctgcggatccgcggtaaaaaccgcaacgtgtgaacatggcctaatagttcTCTAAAGTGTACCGCACTTTTAATCAGGAAATTAAATATTTTTACATGCTTTGTAAATTGTCATAACACAACTCCGGTTTGTTCTTGACAGGTGACCATGTCAAACTCGTGGAGGGACATATGATGATTTCAGATATTAAAGAAGAAGATGGTGGTATCACACAAGATATATATGAAGAATATGCAATGACTCCAGCTATAGCCTCAGCCATTCCTGAGAAAGATTTATTATCTGATCATTTTCAACAGGTCATATATTCTGTTCCATCTCAAAGTATTAAAGAAAGAAGGGATGTTGAATTTCAAAGAGTTCACATGGGAAAGAAGTCCTactcatgttcagattgtgggaaatgttatactcTGAAACGAAATCTTGTTTaccatcaaaaaactcacacaggggagaaaccattttcatgttctgaatgcaGGAGATGTTTTAAAAAGAAATCACATCTCATTGAACATGAGAAACGTCACACATGgctgaaaccattttcatgtttagagtgtgggaaatgttttagtcagAATTCAGATCTTGAATTACATCAGAGAAGTCACCTAGGTGAGAAGCCATATACGTGTTCTCAGTGTCAGAAAGGTTTTCACCAGAAATCAGATCTTACTACTCAtgcgagaattcacacaggagaaaaaccatttttatgttcagaatgtgggaaatctttcaaccagaaatcacatcttgtcaagcatcagagaatacacacaggggagaagccatattcatgttctgaatgtggaaagAGTTTTGGCCAGAAATCAGATCTTACTacgcatcagagaattcacacaggggagaagccatttatatgttcagaatgcgggaaatgttttaaccaaacatctaatcttattagacatcagagaagtcacacaggggagaagccttattcatgtttTGAATGTGGAAAAAGTTATAATGCTAAATTACACCTCAttgcacatcagagaagtcacacaggtgagaagccatttccttgtacagaatgtggtaaatgttttaaacTAAAATCATATCTAGTTACACATCAGAGAAGCtatattcatgctcagaatgtgcgaAAAGTTATAGAGCTAAAATAAATGTCAATTCATTAAAGAAGTCATACAAGGGAAGTCATTTTCATATtcagaataaattttttttttttttacttggacaaCCAGTTTTTCTGACTCCCAACCACTCATACATGAGCATGGGCAAAACCATATTCTTGTGCTAAATATGGGAAATCTTTTGTCCACAATTAAATATGTTTTTAATCCTTTGTTGATGTCTGCCTTTTATGTACAGTAGACATGCAAACTAGTTCTATGCAGCCAGCTTAGAAGCTGAGCTCGCTCTATAGAGTACATGTGCACATTTTGTTATACAGCCATCAACCACTATTCTGCCACCGATGAATCtgggtgagatgtgtctgagggatgtgaacaCGGCTCTCTGTATAAGCAATGGAAGATAGCGTTACTCGCTAACTTGAGCCTCTATTCCTGATGAGCTGCACGTGATTAGTcaggaaggatgatgcagtgatgaattcaacaggttttatttacagtaccttgatgAGATGAGGTGAGATGTTAGGGAAGACGAAGGGATGAAGATAAGGTAGAAGTTAGAACTGCAGGACAGAATCACgaagttagaggtaacaagagaatcctttctctaGTCCCGAAGAACGATAAGATAGGAGTTGCAGAAAGAAAGGTATTATGGGTAAAGCAGAGTAATAATACATGAACAACATAATATAACaacggccagtagatggcagcaaagttcaCAAATACAATAGATATAATTAAACCATATACAGTACATTGGATAATGTCCTGTAATGACTAAAAGTCTTTGTAAAAGATTAGCTAACAGCACACCCACCATCACACAATTACGGATTCAAGTAAATTATTTAATGGGTAAAAACTAGttaaagatttttaaaaaaaaagtgaaaaatttacgtTAAAATCACTCCGCTTTTTTTAAACCTAAGTAAATAATGCTGAATTAATCATTGCATTTTTTTATATTGTATGTGAATAATTGCTTGTACTGTAcctatatctgtgtttttgatATTTGTGCTAAAAGATTGTCTCCCTGGGCCATGTATTCCATTTAAATCTTTTTGATGTAAGCGGATTTAGAAATAAATGTTCTAACTTAATTATGCGAGACTGGCATATTATGCAGTGAACTTTAAAGATAAGTACTCGAAATGGCAGAGTTTCTGTTTTTGGTCACCTAATTTTTCCCTAAAATGGAGTAAAAAAGAGATCAGAAAATCATATGTAACCAAAATTTGAAGCTGTAGTTTTGTAGTTGCACAAAAAAGAAGCCTGAGACGACCTTgttatgacactttttttttttaaagtagtatAGCACTAAAAAAAACTGTACAAATTAGGTATCCATAATGTTGAAGGCCTATGGAACATAGGAATCTGGTCATTTTTGCAGCAAAATGATTGTCATAAATAAAAGAGAACAAATTACTGGGGGATTTTTTACCTGATTTTCAGTAGAGTACATGGTAAAGTGAAtgttgtcattcaaaaatacattgttttgcaaaaaaaaagatctTATATAGATATTTCTGCAGAAGTGAAACTAAAACTAAACATGGCTACATTCTTACAAGGACAAAACTCAATTAGTTCACACATGCCATTTTCCTTTTACTTCAGATTTGCGTTCTTGGCAATTTCAATCAAAGTGAAATCTTGTCATACACAAGAAAATGAAAGAAATCCAGAGAACTAAataattaagaaatgtatttaacAATAAACATCTGTGTCAGGTTTGCCAACGTGATTTTGTTTATTAAAAAACCTCTCACGTTTatatagggcgccaacccccactgtcaAGTAGTCCTCAGGTAGGACGTAATTAGGGTGAGACTCCTACCCCCTAGTCTATTGACCCTTTATCCATTGCTGTGTCTTTTAGTCAAGGTTATTTAACCTCCAAAATGCCTTTGAATACACATTTTCTCAATAAATATGAATCATATATGGCCATACAAAACTCTGAGGAAACATGGTGCCCCTCCCCATATTGATTAATGGAGTTTTTTGAGACAGAAGATAATTTCTTATTTTAGCACCTAGGGACTTAAATTTGTACCGGATATGAATGGTATAAGTCAGGACGATGCGTTTCGGGGAGTATGATTTAATTTGTTCCCCCGGAATGGTATACTCATCAAGGTTCCGGTCAGGCTAATTAATATGGCAGACACTTGCACACGATCCGGAAGGAATCCATCACTTCCGGGTCATGCGCTCCACGGTTGAAGTGCATCGGTGGACGTGTCTCATAGATTTGATCTGCCGTTGACTACAGGAGGGGACATACCGGAAGCTGAGGGTCCTGGGCGGATCCTTCCAGGTGCGTTCCAGGGTGGAACACAGGGATGCATCGGAGGTTACGAACATGGGTGGACATGATCCTGGGCTGATACTTCCAATGCAGCCAAGGTGGAATGCAGGGACGCACTGGAAGTGACGAAGGTGGATGGACACGGGGTCTCAAGGGGCGCATTGGAAATGACAACTAAACAGGTAGAAGAGTGGTCTATATAAATCACGACCATCACGTGTTTACAGACCTTACTATATTGTGCTTTGAAGATGCACACTCTCTTAATATACTGTAAAAGACCCCCCTCTTTTATGCTCTCCTGATGATTTGATGAAATGAAATGCGTCAGGAGATGGTGGAATTATGAGTACTAAAGGAACCTGGATACCGTTATGGTGGGATTCGATGTGGTAGTGGAATTGCTTCCCCCACCCCCATCTTTGGATAACCAGGACCTTTGGATGAGTTTGGAACACAACCTGACTTATGTATAAGCTatctgggtgagattgttccttttccttGTTATGATTCAAAAGTTTTCTTGTCCATTCCTACCTATGATTGAAGATTGATAAAATAATAACTGGCATTTTGGTGCAATATTGTGGTGCTTATCACACACTGTCTGGAAATACCATTaaccacttaggctaggttcacagttgcggttgagtccgcagcgttttGTACGCAACCGCAAACTcattgcaaaacgcatgcaaacgcatgataacgctgtATTTTTCtatccgcatcaacttacgcatgacggataaaaaaaGCAACGTTTGCACGttcgcgttgtttatgcgcatgcatttgttatgaaaacatttttcaagaagaatttccttgacacaagccacgcccattgcgtggctcatgggatttctgtatatagacccttgtgcaaacgcaagagaacacatgtccttgcgttcctatagactggaatgcgttgttttgacgcactccttccgtAAGCGTCAGAATgcgtatggcggcggaaatttgaCGCCCAAAAAATTCTAACATGATGAGCCAGCCGCGTACCACGAAAAGCAAACGTGGGCGAACGCATGCGCCtgcatctacaatgttaaagataggaaatcaagacgcatgcagacacgtgtcagaaacgctgcggacacaaccgcaagtgtgaaaccagccttacagttaATTATAGTGGGCTCAAGGGATTTGAATGCCGGAAAATAAAGGGATATTTTTCAGCAAGACTATACAGGCACGGCTGATGTGGAGTTTACCTTTTGTATATGGAGTTTGAGTCCTACTTTTATATGTTTTAGTGTTTgtcatttgtttgtttgtttggctTGAATAGACCAGTGGTCTTTTTGAAGAAGTTATTAAAAGccatatttaatttttttcaacACTACCTTGCTATATAACAATTATTGGATTGGTTGAGggatagatatatttttttttttatcaaagtgagCAAACAGACAATTATCACAGatttgattaaccccttaagccccgagggtggtttgcacattaatgaccgggccaatttttacaattctgaccactgtccctttatgaggttataactctggaacgcttcaacggatcttggcgattctgacattgttttctcgtgagatattgtacttcatgttagtggtaaaatttattcaatataacttgtgtttatttgtgaaaaaaaacagaaatttggcaaaaactttgaaaatttcacaattttccaactttgaatttttatgcccttaaatcacagagatacgtcacgcaaaatacttaataagtaacatttcccacatgtctactttacatcagcacaattttggaaccaaaattttttttgttagggagttataagggttaaaagttgaccagcaatttctcatttttacaacaccatttttttgtttagggaccacatctcatttgaagtcattttgaggggtctatatgatagaaaatacccaagtgtgacaccattctaaaaactgcacccctcaaggtgctcaaaaccacattcaagaagtttattaacccttcaggtgtttcacaggaatttttggaatgtttaaataaaattgaacatttaactttttttcacacaaaatttacttcagctccaatttgttttattttaccaagggtaacaggagaaaatggaccccaaaagatgttgtacaatttgtcctgagtacgccgataccccatatgtgggggtaaaccactgtttgggcacatgacagagctcggaagggaaggagcgccatttgacttttcaatgcaaaattgactggaattgagatgggacgccatgttgcgtttggagagcccctgatgtgcctaaacattgaaaccaaccacaagtgacaccattttggaaagt contains:
- the LOC143766151 gene encoding uncharacterized protein LOC143766151 isoform X1, which translates into the protein MWCAALQVEVPTISDPLSGDLLYKRIHLVKPSRMDRERDETVERMLALTLEILFRLTGEDYTVVKKTSSAGCQAPMSDGWGTPLSPIMGPLPHPLIHDDQKILELTYKMIELLTGEVPIRCQDVAIYFSMEEWEYLEEYKDQYKDVLIGVPQSLTSPGDHVKLVEGHMMISDIKEEDGGITQDIYEEYAMTPAIASAIPEKDLLSDHFQQVIYSVPSQSIKERRDVEFQRVHMGKKSYSCSDCGKCYTLKRNLVYHQKTHTGEKPFSCSECRRCFKKKSHLIEHEKRHTWLKPFSCLECGKCFSQNSDLELHQRSHLGEKPYTCSQCQKGFHQKSDLTTHARIHTGEKPFLCSECGKSFNQKSHLVKHQRIHTGEKPYSCSECGKSFGQKSDLTTHQRIHTGEKPFICSECGKCFNQTSNLIRHQRSHTGEKPYSCFECGKSYNAKLHLIAHQRSHTGEKPFPCTECGKCFKLKSYLVTHQRSYIHAQNVRKVIELK
- the LOC143766151 gene encoding uncharacterized protein LOC143766151 isoform X2; the protein is MDRERDETVERMLALTLEILFRLTGEDYTVVKKTSSAGCQAPMSDGWGTPLSPIMGPLPHPLIHDDQKILELTYKMIELLTGEVPIRCQDVAIYFSMEEWEYLEEYKDQYKDVLIGVPQSLTSPGDHVKLVEGHMMISDIKEEDGGITQDIYEEYAMTPAIASAIPEKDLLSDHFQQVIYSVPSQSIKERRDVEFQRVHMGKKSYSCSDCGKCYTLKRNLVYHQKTHTGEKPFSCSECRRCFKKKSHLIEHEKRHTWLKPFSCLECGKCFSQNSDLELHQRSHLGEKPYTCSQCQKGFHQKSDLTTHARIHTGEKPFLCSECGKSFNQKSHLVKHQRIHTGEKPYSCSECGKSFGQKSDLTTHQRIHTGEKPFICSECGKCFNQTSNLIRHQRSHTGEKPYSCFECGKSYNAKLHLIAHQRSHTGEKPFPCTECGKCFKLKSYLVTHQRSYIHAQNVRKVIELK